The proteins below are encoded in one region of Bifidobacterium dentium JCM 1195 = DSM 20436:
- a CDS encoding arsenate reductase/protein-tyrosine-phosphatase family protein, whose translation MRVLFVCTGNICRSPMGELLFRMYTAGTSIEVDSAGTHSLIGHEIDDSSAALLTSAGIDSSAFRSKQLTRQIAQECDLILCFEEEQLHNIVGIAPAAVHYTFTLPDFSNMCAYCAQQNMIEGFTLPERLQSVIAQATTIRPMLPQAATIADPYRKDFSAFRRAVDATDTAIRNIMKSLSFGTSASAMDMLPLTASLADASNPPYYRGDVMAGNWSWPIMPFDNAIVPVGVAEKSDGTETIADSLKTTMIRPDGNDTIALPTGVPSEAGHASNTDAMPQITEDTSIRDVAVNAESRSRKRRIILIVSAAVVLALAATGGTVFWHHTQTVARQNAFSSCKKSASRYAKVKKQYDSAIQSANLLTAIPASELTDASTVDTLKSELTSAYDFIPTTQCVASLSTANLTQATEQNSKNAAAMEKTLKSLTKASNAVTKAHDAQAASSVSAAKQALQTTIEQATKLLESSKDNVADEQTRTDLQKAIDDANTLLQNDDGTIEQLTKAREVIDKAIQAVTDSVAQHNADSQVYEKSQQTTNSSNSRQQTYYNPSEYKTNASTETHGTNGNNNTNSNSGNKLTPTSKPTVSPTAPLNPSIDPTQNPEPTPEPTVNPSPTVNPEPTPEPTTDPTEEPNPSPTESPDSGSDAPSLSSVDADK comes from the coding sequence ATGCGCGTCTTGTTCGTATGCACCGGCAACATCTGTCGCTCCCCCATGGGGGAACTGCTGTTCCGTATGTATACTGCCGGAACGTCCATTGAAGTGGATAGTGCCGGCACGCATAGTCTGATCGGTCACGAGATCGACGATTCAAGCGCCGCATTGCTTACGTCGGCCGGCATCGACTCCTCTGCATTCCGCTCCAAGCAACTGACCCGCCAGATTGCACAGGAATGCGACCTGATACTCTGTTTTGAGGAAGAGCAGCTCCATAATATCGTTGGCATTGCGCCTGCCGCCGTACACTATACGTTCACGCTGCCGGATTTTTCGAATATGTGCGCCTATTGTGCCCAGCAGAACATGATTGAAGGCTTCACGTTGCCGGAGCGCCTGCAGTCGGTAATCGCACAAGCCACGACGATTCGACCGATGCTGCCGCAAGCCGCCACCATCGCCGACCCGTATCGCAAGGATTTTTCCGCTTTTCGCAGGGCCGTGGATGCCACAGATACCGCCATCCGCAATATTATGAAGTCGTTGAGCTTCGGCACGTCCGCTTCCGCGATGGATATGCTACCGTTGACCGCTTCGCTTGCCGATGCCTCGAATCCGCCATATTACCGTGGTGACGTGATGGCCGGAAACTGGTCATGGCCGATCATGCCGTTCGATAACGCCATAGTACCGGTAGGTGTGGCTGAAAAGAGCGACGGCACCGAAACGATCGCCGATTCTTTGAAGACAACAATGATCAGGCCGGATGGCAACGATACTATCGCACTACCGACTGGAGTTCCTTCCGAGGCCGGTCATGCCAGCAATACCGATGCGATGCCGCAAATCACCGAGGATACGTCTATTCGCGACGTGGCGGTGAATGCGGAGTCCCGGAGCCGCAAGCGGCGAATCATCCTGATCGTGTCTGCGGCCGTCGTATTGGCTTTGGCCGCAACCGGCGGCACCGTATTCTGGCATCATACGCAGACCGTGGCCAGACAGAATGCATTCAGTTCCTGCAAGAAGTCGGCGTCCCGTTATGCGAAGGTCAAAAAGCAGTATGATTCCGCGATTCAGAGCGCGAACTTGCTTACCGCGATTCCCGCAAGCGAACTGACCGACGCAAGCACCGTCGACACGTTGAAGTCGGAGCTTACCTCCGCTTATGATTTCATTCCGACCACACAGTGTGTGGCTTCGCTTTCGACCGCGAATCTGACACAGGCCACGGAGCAGAACAGTAAGAACGCCGCCGCCATGGAAAAAACGTTGAAGTCGTTGACGAAGGCCTCCAACGCCGTAACCAAGGCGCATGACGCACAAGCCGCTTCTAGCGTAAGTGCCGCCAAGCAGGCCCTCCAGACTACCATCGAGCAGGCCACGAAGCTGTTGGAATCCAGCAAAGACAACGTGGCCGACGAACAGACCCGAACCGATCTGCAGAAGGCGATAGACGACGCCAACACCCTCCTGCAGAATGATGACGGGACCATCGAGCAACTCACCAAGGCACGTGAGGTGATTGACAAGGCCATACAGGCTGTCACCGATTCCGTGGCGCAACATAACGCCGACAGCCAAGTGTACGAGAAGTCACAGCAGACTACGAACAGTTCGAATAGCAGGCAGCAGACCTACTACAATCCGAGCGAATACAAGACGAACGCTTCAACGGAAACGCACGGCACCAATGGCAACAATAATACAAACTCCAACTCCGGAAACAAGCTGACGCCGACCAGCAAACCGACTGTGTCTCCGACTGCGCCACTGAATCCATCCATCGATCCGACCCAAAATCCCGAGCCCACTCCAGAGCCAACCGTCAATCCCTCACCTACAGTGAATCCCGAACCCACTCCGGAACCTACGACCGATCCCACCGAGGAACCGAATCCAAGCCCGACCGAATCCCCGGATTCAGGTTCGGACGCTCCATCTCTTTCCTCCGTGGACGCGGATAAATAG
- a CDS encoding DUF4012 domain-containing protein produces MANHATSRIKRMAKGGAAKKVAIAVAAVLGVIVIYCALLVGSVLQVKRHATQAVSIVQSAIGSDIPSALPALADKMAQLQQETKAARSQTDGIVWRISTMIPYFGDDFSAVRTAVTALDTMSNDVAPNVSDALEKLQQQDIASGGTLNVKPLSSMADTIVQANTVIQKQSKALENAPESHVGKVRNVLETGTTLFAKVANQSNQLTKVVSMFSQLVDGGEGKYLIMVQSNAEAQAAGGVPGSIGSLDVEDGKISVGEFHSDSEFQLVGDIDGTEQINQMYAISQFGVDYGGDIRIATVSPNFPIVAKYATGVWKQQSFGANDTIKGVMSLDPYALQSLLGILGEVTLSNGVQLDGNNTAQYLSNTVYRDIPDQNQQDAFFKESAQLIMQKVFGSFDAKNMFSLVKTMSVLGQQRHIYNVGFVDSGKSEWNGELSNDPKQPETGLFVNEMGWSKMDWYAKRSAVVTKMKINQDGTTTWHVSYTIANSMKPEEVESTPEYITSTFPTSFFEDLIAQGDMSDEERAFATVMISKAQPGVLWHIYVIEPPAGGSVSDIKVSNNSASRVQEGEQFSKIKSDGRDYYTNVGVLIDPGCTAVVEYNVTTAAGASDLKLDETPVPYTPQIVYEDKTKE; encoded by the coding sequence ATGGCTAATCATGCTACTAGTCGAATAAAGAGGATGGCAAAAGGCGGTGCCGCAAAAAAAGTTGCCATCGCAGTGGCCGCCGTTCTTGGCGTCATCGTCATCTACTGTGCGTTACTGGTCGGCAGTGTGCTGCAAGTGAAACGACACGCTACTCAAGCGGTTTCCATTGTTCAGTCGGCCATCGGCTCCGATATACCATCCGCCTTGCCTGCTCTGGCCGATAAAATGGCGCAGCTTCAACAGGAGACCAAGGCAGCCCGATCTCAGACGGACGGCATTGTATGGCGTATAAGCACAATGATTCCTTATTTCGGGGATGATTTCTCGGCGGTAAGGACTGCGGTGACGGCTCTGGACACCATGTCCAACGATGTGGCCCCCAATGTCAGCGATGCATTGGAGAAACTACAACAGCAGGATATCGCCTCCGGCGGTACGTTGAATGTCAAGCCGCTGTCATCGATGGCGGACACGATCGTGCAGGCGAATACGGTAATCCAAAAGCAGTCCAAGGCTTTGGAAAATGCCCCCGAATCGCATGTCGGCAAGGTTCGTAACGTGTTGGAAACTGGCACCACGTTGTTTGCCAAAGTAGCCAATCAGAGCAATCAACTGACAAAAGTCGTGTCCATGTTCTCCCAACTCGTGGATGGTGGCGAAGGAAAGTACCTGATTATGGTGCAGAGTAACGCGGAGGCTCAGGCAGCGGGTGGGGTTCCCGGCTCTATCGGATCATTGGATGTCGAAGATGGCAAAATCTCCGTGGGGGAGTTCCATTCTGATTCGGAATTCCAGCTTGTCGGCGACATAGACGGCACTGAGCAAATCAATCAGATGTATGCAATCTCCCAATTCGGCGTCGATTATGGTGGGGATATTCGTATAGCAACGGTGTCGCCGAACTTTCCGATTGTAGCCAAGTATGCTACCGGAGTGTGGAAGCAGCAGTCCTTTGGAGCCAACGACACCATTAAAGGTGTGATGTCTCTTGATCCTTATGCGTTGCAGAGCTTATTGGGCATACTCGGCGAAGTGACTCTTAGCAACGGCGTTCAACTCGACGGGAACAACACGGCACAATACCTGTCGAATACCGTCTACCGCGATATTCCAGACCAGAATCAGCAGGATGCGTTCTTCAAGGAATCCGCCCAGCTGATTATGCAGAAGGTATTCGGATCATTTGACGCCAAAAACATGTTTTCCTTGGTTAAAACCATGTCCGTACTGGGCCAGCAGCGCCATATCTACAACGTCGGTTTCGTTGATTCCGGCAAGAGTGAATGGAATGGAGAGCTATCCAACGACCCGAAGCAGCCGGAAACAGGACTGTTCGTCAATGAGATGGGCTGGTCGAAGATGGATTGGTATGCCAAACGCAGCGCAGTGGTGACCAAAATGAAGATCAACCAGGATGGCACCACCACATGGCATGTGAGTTATACCATCGCCAACTCGATGAAGCCGGAGGAAGTGGAGTCCACTCCGGAATACATCACCTCCACCTTCCCCACAAGTTTCTTTGAAGATCTTATCGCACAAGGTGACATGTCCGACGAGGAAAGGGCCTTTGCGACCGTCATGATTAGCAAAGCCCAGCCAGGCGTGCTTTGGCACATCTACGTGATCGAGCCTCCGGCTGGTGGCAGTGTCTCCGACATCAAGGTCAGCAACAACTCCGCCTCCCGCGTACAGGAAGGTGAGCAGTTCAGCAAAATCAAGTCGGATGGGCGTGACTATTACACCAATGTCGGCGTGCTCATCGACCCTGGATGTACTGCGGTCGTGGAGTATAATGTGACGACAGCTGCAGGGGCGTCCGATTTGAAACTTGACGAGACGCCAGTGCCTTATACGCCGCAAATCGTCTATGAGGATAAGACCAAAGAGTGA
- a CDS encoding glycosyltransferase — MTEAKKKLLIVQEAMGGCGRNVVDIVTGIDHSRFDVTVAYGTGRLDDYYRKALPEMENHATLIPIPELIRDISAPNDIKAWLRVHALIKQIKPDILHCHSSKAGVIGRSAVIGSRVAKVFYTPHAYAFQAREFSKPKKLLFVMLERMFSHLFTTCTFNVSTGERDIALQYGIDDPNKFKVIYNGIPDIALPSREEALQSLGLSGLPQDAIIVGSTVRLAAQKDPMTFARIAKMVVERDPRAHFVCVGDGDLQDDVARFVEDNDLGGNVHLLGYRDDAERVVTAFDVYLLTSLYEGLPYSLVESLRAGVPIVATNVTGSNEVVRPGVNGYLFEVGNVEDGARQVERVIAERSCNGRFSPDAVRNTYLDKFTSERMLDGVQQSYLD, encoded by the coding sequence ATGACCGAGGCCAAGAAGAAACTGCTCATCGTGCAAGAGGCCATGGGTGGCTGCGGCCGTAACGTCGTGGATATCGTCACCGGCATCGACCACAGCAGGTTCGACGTGACGGTCGCCTACGGAACCGGCCGACTTGATGATTATTACCGCAAGGCCCTGCCCGAAATGGAAAACCATGCGACGCTCATCCCCATCCCCGAACTGATCCGGGATATTTCCGCACCGAACGATATCAAGGCATGGTTACGCGTGCATGCTCTCATCAAGCAAATCAAGCCCGATATTCTGCACTGCCATAGCTCGAAAGCGGGCGTCATCGGCCGCTCCGCAGTCATTGGAAGCCGTGTGGCGAAAGTATTCTACACACCTCACGCCTACGCGTTCCAGGCTCGGGAATTTTCCAAACCCAAAAAGTTGCTGTTTGTGATGCTCGAACGAATGTTCAGCCACCTATTCACTACCTGTACATTCAACGTCTCTACCGGCGAACGCGATATCGCATTGCAGTATGGGATTGACGATCCGAATAAATTCAAGGTCATCTATAACGGCATTCCCGATATCGCATTGCCGTCGCGCGAGGAGGCGTTGCAGTCGCTGGGATTGTCCGGTTTGCCGCAGGACGCGATTATCGTCGGTTCGACCGTACGCCTGGCGGCACAGAAGGATCCAATGACATTCGCGAGAATCGCCAAGATGGTCGTCGAGCGTGATCCGCGTGCGCATTTTGTTTGCGTAGGCGACGGAGATCTGCAGGATGATGTGGCGAGGTTCGTCGAAGACAACGATCTTGGCGGTAACGTACATTTGCTCGGCTACCGGGATGATGCGGAGCGTGTCGTCACGGCGTTCGACGTGTATCTGTTGACTTCACTGTATGAGGGTCTGCCATATTCGTTGGTTGAGTCATTGCGTGCCGGCGTGCCGATCGTGGCTACGAATGTGACCGGCAGCAACGAAGTGGTGAGGCCCGGTGTGAACGGCTACCTGTTCGAGGTGGGGAATGTGGAGGATGGCGCACGCCAAGTGGAACGCGTCATCGCTGAACGGTCTTGCAATGGCAGGTTCTCTCCTGATGCCGTTCGTAATACGTATCTCGACAAGTTCACGTCGGAACGTATGCTTGACGGCGTGCAGCAAAGCTATCTAGACTGA
- a CDS encoding flippase: protein MPTHFAHSVKFNAAMNTILTASNMVIGAITIPYITRTLSVEGYGNVTFAQNISQWLSTICLVGIPAYGIRECARVRHDERQLASVVKELLIIITGCTSTVLGCFALTIVFVPRLRGLSVLMLMFLVSTLLLSYGVEWFFQAMEEYEYITIRSVVFKTLSFVAMLIFVRADGDYLIYGAITAFVTCGNNVLNLIRLGNMIDLRTPVPLRIRRHVKPLASFAIQSIASSIYLFFDSILLGMLSANNMQVGFYQLAAKLKGVCWSVINAIVGVLVPRLSYYAKHSMRQYHDLVGKGFGAICNLCLGLCCYLVMEAEPLTIWVSTEKYLDAAIAVRIIGLVSFFSCMSTFLGLCILTPLDRENRLAASNLMGVPISLAGNLLLDARFGATGAAISMLVAEIVICTMQMHYSWDVLCKSVNLGRLCRMGGCHACSFATLSMLLYNAPGLSMGCAVQVVAGMFAYCSVWLAAGLLLREETVCWVFGLVRSKLTRG, encoded by the coding sequence ATGCCAACGCATTTCGCTCATTCCGTGAAGTTCAATGCAGCGATGAACACGATTCTGACCGCATCCAACATGGTGATTGGGGCCATCACCATTCCATACATCACTAGGACGCTTTCCGTGGAAGGCTACGGCAACGTCACCTTCGCCCAGAACATCTCACAGTGGCTGTCGACGATCTGCTTGGTGGGCATACCAGCCTACGGCATACGCGAATGCGCCCGCGTGCGCCATGACGAACGCCAATTGGCGTCCGTGGTCAAAGAGCTGCTCATCATCATCACCGGCTGTACGTCGACGGTACTGGGATGCTTCGCGCTGACCATAGTATTCGTACCTAGGCTGCGTGGGCTTTCGGTACTGATGCTTATGTTCCTCGTCAGCACGTTACTGCTTTCCTACGGGGTGGAATGGTTCTTCCAAGCTATGGAGGAGTACGAATACATCACCATACGCAGCGTTGTGTTTAAAACGCTCTCGTTCGTCGCCATGCTTATTTTTGTGCGGGCCGACGGCGACTATCTGATTTATGGCGCGATAACGGCGTTCGTAACCTGTGGAAACAACGTGCTCAATCTGATTCGGCTCGGCAACATGATTGACCTACGCACGCCGGTACCGCTCCGTATCAGGCGTCACGTCAAACCGCTCGCATCGTTCGCGATACAGTCAATCGCCTCATCGATCTACCTGTTCTTCGACAGTATCCTGCTGGGTATGCTTTCCGCCAACAATATGCAGGTCGGCTTCTACCAGCTTGCAGCTAAACTCAAGGGCGTGTGCTGGAGCGTGATCAACGCAATCGTCGGAGTGCTGGTACCGCGTCTGTCATATTATGCGAAACATTCCATGCGGCAATATCACGATCTTGTCGGCAAAGGTTTCGGCGCCATTTGCAACCTTTGTCTCGGACTATGTTGCTATCTGGTAATGGAAGCCGAACCATTGACCATATGGGTATCCACGGAGAAGTACCTCGATGCCGCCATTGCGGTGCGAATCATCGGATTGGTAAGCTTCTTTTCCTGTATGAGTACGTTTTTGGGATTGTGCATTCTTACTCCGCTTGACCGCGAAAATAGGCTTGCCGCCTCTAATCTGATGGGCGTGCCAATCAGTCTTGCGGGAAATCTGCTGCTGGACGCGCGTTTCGGTGCCACAGGAGCGGCGATATCCATGCTGGTTGCGGAGATCGTCATTTGCACGATGCAAATGCACTACTCCTGGGACGTGCTCTGCAAGTCAGTAAACTTGGGGCGACTATGCCGTATGGGCGGTTGCCACGCGTGCTCGTTCGCGACCCTGTCGATGTTGCTATATAACGCTCCCGGTCTGTCAATGGGATGCGCGGTGCAGGTGGTGGCAGGCATGTTCGCATATTGTTCGGTGTGGCTGGCTGCCGGCCTTCTGCTACGGGAAGAGACCGTGTGCTGGGTGTTCGGACTGGTGCGAAGCAAGCTTACGCGAGGGTAG
- a CDS encoding glycosyltransferase family 2 protein: MADEQPLISVIVPVHGVEASLDACVESIVRQTHRNLDIILIDDGSPDRCPELCDRWMTQDSRIRVIHQRNSGPSAARNAGIEASQGEYLGFVDSDDSIAEDMYETLLRNLLREQADISIIGTSLVGEDGESYVPYATECRFRMNSEQAFKYVNLPGYFHVAVWDKLYRRELFDDVRFPVDRHSGEDYPVTFRMIDKAETLIYDSTPKYCYHLHERMTLRLRITTAQSDETRTALELVRTKYPRSYDYMLYGHLIATIGTYNNIILQRQRGQWADFERHAVRLVRKALPRVMRLPEIPKAKCAQMLLLCLSPALYRKVLIMFKRRHAKVLG, translated from the coding sequence ATGGCCGATGAACAACCGCTGATCTCCGTGATTGTCCCGGTACACGGTGTCGAGGCGTCCTTGGACGCGTGCGTGGAATCCATCGTGAGACAAACCCACCGTAACCTTGACATCATTCTGATAGATGACGGATCACCGGATCGTTGTCCGGAATTATGCGACCGTTGGATGACTCAGGATTCCAGAATCCGTGTCATCCATCAACGCAATAGTGGGCCATCAGCCGCCCGTAATGCCGGAATTGAGGCCTCGCAAGGTGAATATCTCGGATTTGTGGACTCGGACGATAGCATCGCTGAGGACATGTACGAAACGCTATTGCGTAATCTGTTGCGCGAACAAGCCGACATCTCCATCATCGGTACCAGTCTTGTAGGGGAGGACGGCGAGTCATACGTGCCGTATGCGACCGAATGCCGTTTCCGCATGAATTCGGAACAAGCCTTCAAATATGTGAACCTGCCCGGATACTTCCATGTCGCGGTATGGGACAAACTGTACCGACGTGAACTATTCGATGACGTACGTTTCCCGGTGGATCGTCATAGTGGCGAGGACTACCCCGTCACATTCCGTATGATCGATAAGGCCGAGACGCTGATTTACGATTCCACTCCGAAGTATTGCTATCATCTGCACGAGCGGATGACGCTACGTCTGCGCATCACCACCGCGCAAAGCGACGAGACCCGTACCGCGCTGGAACTGGTACGAACCAAATATCCGCGGTCGTACGATTACATGCTGTACGGTCATCTCATCGCAACGATAGGCACCTACAACAACATCATTCTGCAAAGACAACGCGGGCAATGGGCGGACTTCGAACGACATGCCGTCAGGCTCGTACGCAAGGCTCTGCCCCGTGTCATGAGACTGCCGGAGATCCCCAAAGCCAAATGCGCGCAAATGCTCCTGCTGTGTCTTTCACCTGCCCTGTACCGCAAGGTGCTCATCATGTTCAAACGTCGCCATGCCAAGGTCTTGGGCTGA
- a CDS encoding EpsG family protein — protein MVYGVLMLVCCMLCLLMRIPRLRQFRCFGLVMMLTMMTTVSGLRSSNVGTDSPMYARLLRHSGKCLKYNFEAGYCLLNGAIYWSGATYSVLFVLESLLLYSAIGLFIYQYVEERWWGFSCLMIFGMRTFFTALNISRQYIAVALCMLAFMLYERKRWKLALGLVLLAMTFHITSIVVLLLPFVRWWAQSEHFELQSIAAVVVTFLIQFFDCGGIIVWVAGFIPKYRHYQHDSLMNNTGTSIFWVLYTLALSSVYIAYVWRKRLNQSNNVREGVQSECNEPLLLAGALIYVVMVNAFAGVGTLNRMSIFFTMFFIWLLAALLAALSERMQIAVELVILAASFLMCYRQVYIRGNFGVLPYKVFF, from the coding sequence ATGGTTTATGGCGTGCTGATGCTGGTCTGTTGCATGCTATGTCTACTCATGCGGATACCAAGGCTACGGCAATTCCGATGTTTCGGCCTGGTTATGATGCTGACGATGATGACGACCGTTTCCGGGTTGCGTTCTAGCAATGTCGGTACGGATAGTCCCATGTATGCGAGATTGCTTAGACACTCGGGCAAATGTCTGAAATACAATTTTGAAGCTGGCTATTGCTTGCTGAATGGTGCTATATATTGGTCAGGGGCCACTTACTCCGTACTATTCGTTCTGGAGAGTCTCCTGCTATACAGTGCCATTGGCCTATTCATTTACCAGTACGTTGAAGAACGGTGGTGGGGCTTCTCCTGCCTGATGATTTTCGGGATGCGTACGTTTTTCACGGCCCTGAACATCTCCCGTCAGTACATCGCAGTGGCTTTGTGCATGCTTGCGTTCATGCTGTACGAACGGAAACGCTGGAAGCTCGCGCTGGGTTTGGTGCTGCTTGCCATGACCTTCCATATCACATCCATCGTGGTACTGCTTCTCCCTTTCGTGAGATGGTGGGCGCAATCCGAGCACTTCGAACTGCAGTCCATAGCGGCTGTCGTCGTAACTTTCCTGATACAGTTCTTTGACTGTGGAGGCATTATCGTCTGGGTTGCCGGTTTCATTCCCAAATACCGTCACTACCAGCATGACTCGCTGATGAATAACACCGGAACGTCGATATTCTGGGTGCTATACACTCTGGCGTTGTCGTCGGTTTATATCGCCTACGTGTGGCGGAAGCGTCTCAATCAGTCGAACAATGTGCGTGAAGGGGTGCAATCCGAGTGCAATGAGCCGTTGCTATTGGCGGGAGCACTGATTTATGTGGTCATGGTCAACGCTTTCGCTGGCGTAGGCACCTTGAACCGCATGTCCATTTTCTTCACCATGTTTTTCATCTGGTTGCTGGCGGCTTTGCTTGCCGCACTAAGCGAACGCATGCAGATCGCAGTGGAACTGGTGATTCTGGCCGCATCGTTCCTCATGTGTTACCGACAGGTCTACATCAGAGGAAACTTCGGTGTGCTGCCCTATAAGGTATTTTTCTGA
- a CDS encoding glycosyltransferase family 2 protein, translating to MAFDELISVIVPVYNVRRYLRQCLESLATQNYPSFEVILVDDGSADGSDLLCDEYAAKDERFKVVHQQNAGLSVARNTGLTHASGQYISFVDSDDWVSGYYLSTLMSAIAQSGMPCASLAHLRPFRDGSGCRLYGDHGMPSMRVVGKNVKVADEMTAQKALLRQRINCGAQARLCRRDVLLSIAADGKVFPEGLLYEDLATVYRIMHEARGSALVYESLYAYRRRCSGIMGNYGALHDEKVKSAIRVSHGLYEDMMRWHPELGKETASRCLALLCTVYSSLDAREYGNKEAIWQEIQRYCVLARADSGARLKDRAATCCVMAGEPIFAVFCSLYRGYYRWIGF from the coding sequence ATGGCCTTTGACGAGCTGATCAGCGTCATCGTTCCCGTATACAACGTTCGACGTTATCTCCGTCAATGTCTTGAATCCTTGGCAACACAGAACTATCCGTCATTCGAAGTCATTCTCGTTGATGACGGATCGGCGGATGGTTCCGACCTGCTTTGCGATGAATATGCCGCGAAAGACGAACGTTTCAAAGTCGTGCATCAGCAGAATGCTGGTTTGAGTGTGGCTCGCAATACGGGCTTGACTCATGCCAGCGGCCAGTATATCTCCTTTGTGGATAGTGATGATTGGGTTTCTGGATATTATTTGTCCACGCTCATGTCCGCCATCGCGCAGAGCGGCATGCCCTGTGCCTCTCTCGCCCACCTTAGACCGTTTCGTGATGGCAGTGGCTGCAGATTGTATGGAGACCACGGAATGCCGTCTATGAGAGTCGTCGGGAAGAACGTGAAAGTCGCGGATGAAATGACCGCTCAGAAAGCATTGCTGCGTCAACGGATTAATTGCGGGGCGCAAGCGAGGCTATGTCGACGAGACGTACTACTCAGTATTGCAGCCGACGGTAAGGTGTTTCCGGAAGGCCTGTTGTACGAGGATTTGGCAACCGTCTACCGCATCATGCATGAAGCGCGGGGCAGCGCGCTGGTATATGAGAGCCTGTATGCCTATAGGCGTAGATGTTCGGGCATCATGGGGAATTATGGTGCGCTTCATGATGAGAAAGTGAAGTCTGCGATTCGTGTATCGCATGGGCTTTATGAGGATATGATGCGGTGGCATCCTGAACTCGGCAAGGAAACCGCTTCGCGCTGTTTGGCTCTGCTGTGCACGGTGTATTCCTCATTGGATGCACGGGAGTACGGCAATAAGGAAGCCATATGGCAGGAAATCCAACGATACTGTGTTCTGGCCCGAGCCGATAGCGGCGCCCGGTTGAAGGATCGTGCGGCCACATGCTGCGTGATGGCGGGAGAGCCTATATTCGCTGTGTTCTGCAGCCTGTATCGAGGATACTACCGCTGGATTGGATTCTAG
- a CDS encoding serine O-acetyltransferase — protein sequence MIQTKQDLCRFLSAERGAYLYGGRMDTLLAYLTDDPRAQIWRFQKRLRVCEYRYNNRHKTPLHYVMFLWARRRKNRLGSRLGIEISENIFDEGLRLYHYGNIVVNGDTRIGKNCVLHGANCIGNAAKDFAAPHLGDDIDIGVGASIIGGVTIADGTIIGAGAVVTRSIPHKSTTVVGIPAKPIRRGENI from the coding sequence GTGATTCAGACAAAACAAGACTTATGCCGCTTCCTATCCGCGGAACGGGGCGCTTACCTGTACGGCGGCCGTATGGATACACTCCTCGCCTATCTCACCGATGATCCAAGAGCTCAGATTTGGCGTTTCCAGAAACGTCTGCGCGTATGTGAATACCGATACAATAACCGGCATAAGACCCCACTTCATTACGTAATGTTTTTATGGGCGCGCAGGAGGAAGAACCGTCTAGGAAGCCGTCTTGGCATAGAGATTTCCGAAAATATCTTCGATGAGGGGCTTCGCCTGTATCATTACGGCAACATTGTCGTTAATGGAGACACACGAATCGGCAAAAACTGCGTGCTGCACGGTGCCAATTGCATAGGGAACGCGGCTAAAGACTTCGCAGCACCTCATTTAGGAGACGATATTGACATTGGCGTCGGAGCATCCATCATCGGCGGCGTGACGATAGCGGATGGAACGATCATCGGGGCGGGAGCCGTCGTCACTCGCTCCATACCGCATAAGAGCACCACTGTGGTCGGCATTCCGGCCAAACCGATACGGAGGGGTGAAAACATATGA